The following nucleotide sequence is from Streptomyces leeuwenhoekii.
CCGACCCCGGCGGCCAGCAGGTCCCAGCCGCCCGGGGTGCGGTGCAGCGTCGCACCGGGCCGGGACACCTCCCGTACCGGGCCGGACGCGGCACGGGCCACCGCGACCCGCTCGGCGGGGACCGCGGTGGCCACGAGGACGTTCAGCGGGGACGTGGTCAGTCGTCCTTCTTCAGCCGGAAGTTCCACAGCCCGGTGGCGGTGTTGCTGTTCTTCTTCCCGTCGCCGACCCGGACCGAGACCAGGGTGGTGTCGCCCTGCGCCCCGTACTGGGCGTTGAAGAACACGTTGCCCGGGATGGTCCGGTACGTCTTCTTGGTGTCGTCGAGCAGCGGCTGACCGTTCATCAGGATCGTCCAGCGCTGGTCGGCGACGTCCGGGTCCACGCCGAAGCCCACGGACTTGTCGGGGTCGACCGAGATGGTCTCGATGTCGGTGTCCTTCAGGCAGTCCGTGAGGGCCTTGGTGGAGAGGGCCTTGTCCTCGCCGCCACAGGTGGCCTCGGCGCTTACCGAGGAGTCGCCGACCGTGATCGTCGACATGGGCGTCGGCTTGTCGCACGCCGACAGGACGAGCAGTCCGGCGGAAACGGCGCCGGCGGCGGCGACGGCGCGGCGGCGTCGCACAGCGGATTGCAACCTGGTCATGGGCGAAGGCTATCGGGCACGTCCAGCCCCCCTCCCACCTGGGTGCGGCGTGCCGTGCGTCACGCCACCCTCGGCCGCGCCCCGCCGCGCCGCGCCGACCCGATCAGCCCCCGTACGGTGGCCAGCCATCCGGCGGCCACGATCGCGGCGCCCACCGACAGCCCCAGGGTGCCGTGGAGCGGCAGCGCGATGCCGATGCCGCCGCCCACCACCCAGGCCATCTGGAGCAGCGTCTCCGACCGGGCGAACGCCGAGGTGCGCACCGGCTCCGGCACGTCCCGCTGGATCAGCGCGTCCAGGGACAGCTTGGCCAGCGCCTGCGCGAACCCGGCGACGGCCGCCAGGCACGCCACCAGGACCGCGCCGAAGAACACCGCGGCCGTGACCGCCGCGCCCAGCACGCACGCGACGACGGTGACGATGATGATCTCCGGCGCCCGCGCCCTGAGCCATGCGCCGACCGCCGTGCCCAGCGCGTTGCCCGCCCCGGCCGCCACGCCCACGATGCCCAGCGAGACGGCCGCGCTCTGCCCGGTCATCGGATGCTCGCGCAGCAGGAAGGCGAGGAAGAAGATCAGGAATCCGGACAGGCCCCGGACGGCGGCGTTGGCGCCCAGCGCGTGGGTGACCGCCGGGCCGACCGTGCGCAGCCCCGGCCGCTTGACCGGCTTGAGGTGCGGCCCGTGCAGATGCGCCTCGTCGGCGGCGAGCAGCGCGGTGTCCTCGCCGCGCGCCGAGTCCACCTTCGGTGGCAGGGAGAACGACAGGAACGTTCCGGCAACGAAGATCAGGAAGGCGCCGTACAGCGGCCAGCGCGGCCCGATCTGCTGGAGCCCCGCCCCGATGGGCGCGGCCGCGCCGGTGGCGAGCAGCCCGCACAGCGTGACCCGGGAGTTCGCCTTCACCAGCGAGAAACCGGGCGGCAGCAGCCGCGGCACCACCGCGCTTCTGACCACCCCGTACGCCTTCGACGCCACCAGCACCCCGAGCGCGGCCGGATACAGCTCCAGGCCGCCGGTCACGACCGCCCCGGACAGCACCAGGGCCAGCAGCGCCCGGGTGAGCATCGCGCCCGCCATCGCGGCGCGGCGGCCGTGCGGGACGCGGTCCAGCAGCGGCCCGATCACCGGCGCGAGCAGGGTGAAGGGGGCCATGGTGATGGCGAGGTAGAGGGCGACGCGGCCCCGGGCCTCGTCGGTGGGCACGGAGAAGAAGACGGTGGAGGCGAGCGCCACGGTGATCATGACGTCGCCGGCGCCGTTCACCCCGTGCAGTTCGATCAGTTTGCCGAGCCCGGACTCGCCGGCGCCGTGCGCGTGCGTGGCCCGGCGGATGGAGCGGGCCGTTCCGGTCACCGGCAGGTGCAGGGCACGGCCCACGGCGCGGAAGCGCCCGGGACCACGTCCCCGGCCCCCGCCCTTGAATTCCGTCCGCGCGGCTGCCACCTCGTCATAGTGCCCCGAGTCGGCCCCGGCTAAGGCGGTACGGCGCCACCGGCGCACGGATGGAGCTGAGCGGGCCGGGTGAGACGCGGCCGGGCGAAGAGGAAACCGCCGTCGGTGTAGGCCCAGCGGATGGGAGAAGGTAGCGTGCGTAGCGCGCCGTGGCGAACGTTCTCGGCCGCGCGCCGTACGAGCATCCCGCAGAATGGATGACGTAGGCGTGCCCGAGCGCGATCGGGCGCGGACGTCGACGCGGTCCCCGGGTCCGCTCCGTCCGCCCCCCTTCCGCCGGCAGTGGCGCACTTGTGAGACGGCGTATGGAGAGAAGCGATACCTGTGAGCGCAGCGACAACGCGAAGCCGCACCCCTGACCGCCTGTGCGCCGAGGCCGTCGACCTCGCCCGGTCCGCGGCCGAGGAGGCCGCCGCGCCCGGCGTCGTCGGCGAGCACGCGGGGCTCGTGTCGGAGGGCGACCGCGTTGTCACGCACTTCTTCGAGTGCAAGGAGCTCGGGTATCGCGGCTGGCGCTGGGCCGTCACCGTCGCCCGCGCCTCCCGCGCCCGGATCGTCACCGTCGACGAGGCGGTGCTGCTGCCCGGCCCGGACGCGCTCCTGGCCCCCGAGTGGGTGCCCTGGAGCGAGCGGCTGCGCCCCGGTGACCTGGGTCCCGGCGACCTGCTGCCCACCGACGCCGAGGACCTCCGCCTGGAACCCGGCTGGACCGGCGAGGACGAGCCGCCGCCGAACTCCGCCGTCTCCGACGAGATGGCCGACCTCGTGGAGGCCGAGGACGCCGAGGTCACGACCCGGCCCCCGGCCGTGCCCCGGCGTGGCTCGATCGCCGCGGTCGCCGAGGAAGTCGGCGTGCACCGCGCCCGCGTGCTGTCCCGCTACGGCCTGCACACCGCCGCCGACCGCTGGGAGGAGGCGTTCGGCCCCAAGACCCCGATGGCGCAGGCGGCCCCCGCCTCCTGCGTGAGCTGCGGCTTCCTGCTCCGCATCGGCGGCTCCCTCGGACAGGCGTTCGGGGTGTGCGCCAACGAGTTCTCCCCGGCGGACGGCCGCGTGGTCTCCCTGGCCTACGGCTGCGGCGGCCACTCGGAGGCCGCGGTCATGCCGAAGCCCCCGCAGCCGGCCCCGCCGGTGATCGACGAGACCCGAGTCGACCCGTTCCCGCTGCGCCCCGCCGCCGACTCCGGTTCGGTCCCGGTGACGGAGGACGCGACGACGGCGGAGCTGGGCCACTCGTAAGGCACGCGGCGCGTTCCGCACGCGCCGTCCCGGGGGCGTCCCTCCCCTCCCCGCCCCGCTCCTCGGCGTGGCCAGGTCCCGCAGAGCGGTACCTTCGTGGTCTCGCCGAGGAGGAGAGTGAACGTGAGCAAGTTCGTGCGGCCCGCCGCCGAGGGTGCCGACCCGTTCGGCACGGCACGCCTGCGCCGCGGAGTGCTGGACGCCTGGGCCACCAGCCCCGCCCGGTTCCGTGAGGACGCCAACGCCGAGGAGGACCTGGTCCTGGGCGGTTACCGGGACCGCCTGGTCGTCGAGCTCGCCCAGAACGCCGCCGACGCCGCCGCCCGCGCGGGCGTACCGGGACGGCTGCGCCTCACCCTGCGCGACGGTGTCCTGTTCGCCGCGAACACCGGCGCCCGCCTCGACGCGGCCGGTGTCGAGTCGCTGTCCACGCTGCGCGCCTCCGCCAAGCGGGACACCCACGAGGGGGCGGTCGGCCGGTTCGGCGTCGGCTTCGCCGCCGTCCTCGCGGTCACCGACGAGCCCGCCGTCCTCGGGCGGCACGGCGGGGTGCGCTGGTCCCTGGCCGAGGCCCGCGACCTGGCCGCCGAGACCGCCCGGCACAGCCCCGGCCTCGGGGACGAGGTCCGCCGCCGGGACGGCCATGTGCCGCTGCTGCGGCTGCCCTTCGCCGCCGAGGGCAGCGCGCCCGAGCCGTACGACACGGTCGTCATCCTGCCGCTGCGCGACACCGCCGCCGCCGGTCTCGCCGAACGGCTCCTGAACGCCGTCGACGACGCCCTGCTCCTGGCCCTGCCCGGGCTGGAAGAGGTCGTCATCGAGACGGACGAGGTCCGTACCCTGCGCCGGCACGCCGACGGACCCCTGATCGTCGTGGAGGACTCACGCGACGGCACCACCCGCTGGCGCACGGCGTCCGCGCACGGCCCCCTCACCCCCGACCTGCTCGCCGACCGGCCGGTGGAGGAGCGGCTGCGCCCCCACTGGTCCGTCACCTGGGCGGTGCCGGTCGACGCCGAGGGCGCCCCGGCCCGCCCCCGCACGGCCCCCGTGGTCCACGCGCCCACCCCCAGCGACGAGCCGCTCGGCGTGCCCGCCCTGCTCATCGCGTCGTTCCCGCTGGACTCCACCCGCCGGCACACCGCGCCCGGACCGCTGACCGACTTCCTGGTGCAGCGCGCGGCGGACGCCTACGCCGGACTCCTCGCCGACTGGCGCCCGGTGACCGCCGGGATCATCGACCTCGTCCCCGGCCCGCTCGGCAAGGGCGAGCTGGACGGCGCGCTGCGGCAGGCCGTCCTCGACCGGCTGCCCCGCACCTCCTTCCTGCCGCCCGCCGTGGCCCCGCGGGAGGAGGACGCCGACCTGCCGGAGTCGCTGCGCCCGCGCGACGCCGAAGTGGTGGAGGGCGCGGGCGCCGACACCGTACGGGTCCTGGCCGACGTACTGCCGACCCTGCTGCCCGCCGGGCTGGAGCGGCGCGCGGAGCTGCGCACGCTGGGCGTGGCGCGGGTCCCGCTGACCGACGCGATCGACCGGCTGGCCGGGCTGGAGAAGGAGCCCGGCTGGTGGCGGCGGCTGTACGACAGCCTCGCGGGCGTCGACCCGGACCGGCTGTCCGGCCTGCCCGTGCCGCTGGCTGGGGGTACCTCCCAGGCTTTCGGCACCGGGGGAGGGCGGACGACGATCGGGCCCCGGCATGTCCTGCTGCCCACCCCGGACGCGGCGGGCGTCGACCCGGAGGTCCTCACCCGCCTCGGCCTCAAGGTCACCCACCCGGACGCCGCCCACCCCCTCCTGGAGAAGCTCGGCGCCCTCCCGGCCACCGCGCGGGCCGTGCTCACCACGCCCCAGGTGCGGGCGGCCGTCGCCGCGTCCCTGGACGACGAGGGCGGGGTGTCCTGGGAGGAGGACGCCCTGGACGCCGACGAACTCGCCGACACCGTCCTCACGCTCGTCCGGGACGCGGGCCTGGAGCCCGGTGACGAGCCGTGGCTCGGCGCGCTGGCCCTGCCCGACGAGGACGGCGAGCTGTCACCGGCCGGCGAACTCGTCTTTCCCGGCGGCCCCTTCGCCCAGGTCATGCGGGAGGACGAACTGCCCGCCGTCGACGCGGAACTGGCGCGGAAGTGGGGGCCGGAACCGCTGGCCGCCTGCGGCGTGCTGGTGGACTTCGCCCTCGTCCGCGCCACCGACGTCGTCCTCGACCCCGACGAACTGGAGCCACGCGACGGCGACTTCCCCGAGCCCGACGACGCCGGGCTGCTGGACGCCGTCGACGTGTGGTGCGAGGACATCCTGGACCGCTTCCCGGACAGCCCCGTCCCGCCGGTCGCCACCGAGATCGTCGCCGTACGCGACCTGGACCTGGTGGACGACGACAAGTGGCCGCAGGCCCTGGCGCTGCTGTCGCGGCCGCCGCTGCGGGACGCGCTGGTCCAGCCGGTGCGCGTGCTGCTGCCGGACGGCACCCACGAGACCGTACGGCCGTACACGGCGTGGTGGCTGCGCGGGCACCCGGTGCTCGACGGCCGCCGCCCCGCCGGGCTGCGCGCGGCCGGCGGCGACCCGCTGCTGCGCGGCCTGTACGACGAGGCCGACGCGACCGGCTTCGACGACGAGCAGGTGCTGCGCGCGCTGGGCGTCCGCACCTCGGTCGCGGCGCTGCTGGACGAACCGGGCGGCGCCGCCGAACTGCTGGACCGCCTGGCCGACCCCGACCGCGAGGTCACGCCCGCCCAGTTGCACGCCCTGTACGGCGCGCTGGCCGAGCTGGACCCGGAGCAGGTCACCCTGCCGGACGAACTGCGCGCGGTGGTCGACGGCCGGGTGGAGGTGGTGGACGCGGCCGAAGCGGTGGTCTGCGACTCGCCGGACCTGCTGCCGTTCACCGAGGGCGTGCCGCTGCTGCCCGTGCCTCCCGCGCTCGCGGCCGAGCTGGCGGAGCTGTTCCAGACCCGGCGGCTGAGCGAGTCGGTCACCGGCCGGGTCGACTCCGAGGGCACCGAGCACGAGGTACCGGAGGCGGTGCGCGCACTGCTCGGCCCGCGCACCCCCGCCTCCTACCTGGAGCACGAGGAACTCGTCGTGGACGGCGTGGAGATCGACTGGCGCCTCACCGACGACGGCGTGCTGCACGCCGCCACCCTGGAGGGGGTGGCCGCCGGCCTCGCCTGGGCGTCCGGCCAATGGCCCCGCCGCTTCGAGGTGGCCGCCCTGCTGGAGGACCCGACCCGCACGGCGGAACTGGCCCGGGACCGCTGGTTCGACTGAGCGCCGCCGTGCGCCGGCCGGCGCCGCCGTGCGCCGCCCGGTGCCGGCCAGCGCGGACCGGCACCGGACGGCGCGGGCCGGCGCGGACACGGAAGGGACACGGAAGAGAAACGATCTTCACAGCCGCGCAACCGTCGCCCGGCGCCGCGCATCTGAGCAGGTGAGCCAAGAGGCTCCTTGAACGCTGGGCTCCGGCGTGGCGACGCGCCACATGGGGGGACGACGACTGCCGGGGCCCCTTCTCCACATGGGGATCACATGCGCATTCGCGCCACCGTGGCCGCCGTCTCCGGCGCCCTGGCCCTGTCCGCCTTCGCCGTCCCGGCCGCCCAGGCCTCCGACGACGCGAGGTCCAAGGCTCCGGCGGACGTCGCCGCCGCCGTCGAGGCCGCCCGCTCCGCCGCGGACGGCACGTCGGCCTTCGCCGCCGGCGCCGAGGGGGAGCCGCGGCCCCTGGCCGTCTCCTTCTCCAACGTCAAGATCAACAACGGCAAGAACATCGTCGTCGGCACCAGCAACGTGGTGAAGGCCCCGGTCACCTACACCCTGACCCACGCCGCCGACGTCGACATCAAGGCCGCCGACTTCTTCACCGGCGTCGACCTGTACCGGGGCGCCAACTTCGACGAGGCGGACTTCGGCATGAGCTCCGAGGACGCGGTCTGCACCGCCTCCTCCGCGACCGTCGCCTCCTGCAAGACCACCGTGGAGATCGACCCGCTGTGGCTGCTCAACGAGGACGCCGGCGCCTGGAAGGCCGCGGCCTACGCGGTGGCCTTCAACGGTGAGGACATGGACGAGCCGAACCCCGAGAACTTCGGCGTCGCCGTGAAGGACCCGGCCGGCTCCCTCAAGCTCCAGCGCCTCTCCCGGCTGACGGTCAACGCCTCGCCCGAGCCGGTGAAGAAGGGCAAGACCATCACGGTCACCGGCAAGCTCTCCCGCGCGAGCTGGGACGACAACAAGTACTACGGCTACACCAAGCAGTCGGTGAAGCTCCAGTTCTGCAAGAAGGGCTCCACCACCTACACCACCCTCAAGACCATCAAGACGGACATGAAGGGCAACCTGAGCACCACCGTCACGGCCGGTTCCGACGGCTACTTCCGCTACGCCTTCGCCGGCACCGCGACCACCCCGGCGGTCAACTCCACGGCCGACTTCATCGACGTGAAGTAACCCCCGGCCCTCACGCCGGAACGCGGCGGCCGACCCACCTCCAGAGCACCTCCAGGACGGCCGCCGCCCCCGCCGCGATCCCGACCGCGACCCACGGCATCGTGACGCCCACCAGCCTCAGCGCGAAGAAGTCCTGCAGCCAGGGGACCACCAGCACCACCAGGAACCCGCCGCCCATCGTCGCCACCAGCCCGATCCGCCACCACGTGTAGGGGCGGGCGACGATCGCCAGTACCCACAGGGAGATCAGGAACAGCGTCAGCGTCGCCGCGCTGGTCTCCGCCTCCAGGGCGCCCGGGCCGTCGTAGAAGTGCCGGGCCACGAGGTACGTCCCGAAGGTGGCCGCCGCGGCCAGCACCCCGCCCGGGATCGCGTACCGCATCACCCGCCGTACGAAGTGGGGCCGGGCGCGTTCCTTGTTGGGGGCGAGGGCGAGGAAGAACGCGGGGACGCCGATGGTCAGCGTCGACAGCAGGGTCAGGTGGCGGGGCAGGAACGGGTACTCCACCTGCCAGCACACCACCAGGATCGCCAGCAGCACCGAGTACACCGTCTTGACCAGGAACAGGGTCGCGACGCGGGTGATGTTGCCGATGACCCGCCGGCCCTCCGCGACCACCGAGGGCAGGGTGGCGAAGCTGTTGTTCAGGAGCACGATCTGGGCGACCGCCCGGGTGGCCTCGGAGCCCGAGCCCATCGCCACCCCGATGTCGGCGTCCTTCAGCGCCAGGACGTCGTTCACACCGTCGCCGGTCATCGCGACCGTGTGCCCGTGGGACTGGAGGGCGCCCACCATGTCCCGCTTCTGCTGCGGGCCGACCCGCCCGAACACCGTGCCCTCCTCGAGCGCGTGCGCCATGCCGTCCCGGTCCGAGGGCAGCCGCCGGGCGTCGACGGTCGCGCCGCTCAGCCCCAGCTTGGCGGCGACCGCGCCGACCGAG
It contains:
- a CDS encoding DUF2771 domain-containing protein; the encoded protein is MTRLQSAVRRRRAVAAAGAVSAGLLVLSACDKPTPMSTITVGDSSVSAEATCGGEDKALSTKALTDCLKDTDIETISVDPDKSVGFGVDPDVADQRWTILMNGQPLLDDTKKTYRTIPGNVFFNAQYGAQGDTTLVSVRVGDGKKNSNTATGLWNFRLKKDD
- a CDS encoding MFS transporter, with the translated sequence MAAARTEFKGGGRGRGPGRFRAVGRALHLPVTGTARSIRRATHAHGAGESGLGKLIELHGVNGAGDVMITVALASTVFFSVPTDEARGRVALYLAITMAPFTLLAPVIGPLLDRVPHGRRAAMAGAMLTRALLALVLSGAVVTGGLELYPAALGVLVASKAYGVVRSAVVPRLLPPGFSLVKANSRVTLCGLLATGAAAPIGAGLQQIGPRWPLYGAFLIFVAGTFLSFSLPPKVDSARGEDTALLAADEAHLHGPHLKPVKRPGLRTVGPAVTHALGANAAVRGLSGFLIFFLAFLLREHPMTGQSAAVSLGIVGVAAGAGNALGTAVGAWLRARAPEIIIVTVVACVLGAAVTAAVFFGAVLVACLAAVAGFAQALAKLSLDALIQRDVPEPVRTSAFARSETLLQMAWVVGGGIGIALPLHGTLGLSVGAAIVAAGWLATVRGLIGSARRGGARPRVA
- a CDS encoding DUF3027 domain-containing protein — encoded protein: MSAATTRSRTPDRLCAEAVDLARSAAEEAAAPGVVGEHAGLVSEGDRVVTHFFECKELGYRGWRWAVTVARASRARIVTVDEAVLLPGPDALLAPEWVPWSERLRPGDLGPGDLLPTDAEDLRLEPGWTGEDEPPPNSAVSDEMADLVEAEDAEVTTRPPAVPRRGSIAAVAEEVGVHRARVLSRYGLHTAADRWEEAFGPKTPMAQAAPASCVSCGFLLRIGGSLGQAFGVCANEFSPADGRVVSLAYGCGGHSEAAVMPKPPQPAPPVIDETRVDPFPLRPAADSGSVPVTEDATTAELGHS
- a CDS encoding sacsin N-terminal ATP-binding-like domain-containing protein, producing MSKFVRPAAEGADPFGTARLRRGVLDAWATSPARFREDANAEEDLVLGGYRDRLVVELAQNAADAAARAGVPGRLRLTLRDGVLFAANTGARLDAAGVESLSTLRASAKRDTHEGAVGRFGVGFAAVLAVTDEPAVLGRHGGVRWSLAEARDLAAETARHSPGLGDEVRRRDGHVPLLRLPFAAEGSAPEPYDTVVILPLRDTAAAGLAERLLNAVDDALLLALPGLEEVVIETDEVRTLRRHADGPLIVVEDSRDGTTRWRTASAHGPLTPDLLADRPVEERLRPHWSVTWAVPVDAEGAPARPRTAPVVHAPTPSDEPLGVPALLIASFPLDSTRRHTAPGPLTDFLVQRAADAYAGLLADWRPVTAGIIDLVPGPLGKGELDGALRQAVLDRLPRTSFLPPAVAPREEDADLPESLRPRDAEVVEGAGADTVRVLADVLPTLLPAGLERRAELRTLGVARVPLTDAIDRLAGLEKEPGWWRRLYDSLAGVDPDRLSGLPVPLAGGTSQAFGTGGGRTTIGPRHVLLPTPDAAGVDPEVLTRLGLKVTHPDAAHPLLEKLGALPATARAVLTTPQVRAAVAASLDDEGGVSWEEDALDADELADTVLTLVRDAGLEPGDEPWLGALALPDEDGELSPAGELVFPGGPFAQVMREDELPAVDAELARKWGPEPLAACGVLVDFALVRATDVVLDPDELEPRDGDFPEPDDAGLLDAVDVWCEDILDRFPDSPVPPVATEIVAVRDLDLVDDDKWPQALALLSRPPLRDALVQPVRVLLPDGTHETVRPYTAWWLRGHPVLDGRRPAGLRAAGGDPLLRGLYDEADATGFDDEQVLRALGVRTSVAALLDEPGGAAELLDRLADPDREVTPAQLHALYGALAELDPEQVTLPDELRAVVDGRVEVVDAAEAVVCDSPDLLPFTEGVPLLPVPPALAAELAELFQTRRLSESVTGRVDSEGTEHEVPEAVRALLGPRTPASYLEHEELVVDGVEIDWRLTDDGVLHAATLEGVAAGLAWASGQWPRRFEVAALLEDPTRTAELARDRWFD